AGGTGGAGATCAAGGGGATTGACACCACCTTACTCCTTGCCATCCTTTGTCATTAGTCCCACTCTGGCACCCTTCACATCAAGATCAGATTCAAAATGTAGGATTTGGCCCCTTCTCATCCCCATCTCATCAAAGTACAAGATAGTTCACAGGAATTGACTTGCTTTCATATACCAATACGATTTCTTTAATTTTTGATGAATATTATAATCAGAATTTTTTTCGCCTTTATTGGCTTTTGAAAACAAGAATTTGCACTttcaagaggaagagagatTGAAAGATTACACTAATAAATTCCCAATAATTGCAAGTGTTTGTTACCATCATGttatttttgtgatatagattTTCCTAAAATATCATGGGAGTGAAAAGAGAATGAAGATAAAGAGAAAAGCAGCCCTATCCAATATACGTGGATGAATTCTGACCAAGAGTGGTGCTAGAGCAGCTGCCAATGGCAAATAGCAAAGAGAGGATATCGGATTGCTActatataaatctaaaaaaaatgtgAAGTTATGAGATAGAgatggagagagaaaaaaggtcATGATTAACATCAATGGTGCTAGAGTAGGGTCCTGAGAGGGCTGACAAAGGAGGGGCTAAGCAGGATTGGTGGCAGTTGTCTTGGGCTCCTTCCATCTCGGCTTTTTTCCCTCTTTACTATTGTGACatacttgttttatttttccccTTAAAATCTCGTAAGTGCAAAGAAGAGAGATAGAGTTTGCATTTGTTCAGAGTTTGATTCTAACACCACATGTTACATGGATAGAGCCATGCACAGCCATGCACAAATAGATACATCTGTTCTCTGAGATGGTATATGAAAAttggaaatattttttctaCCGTGTGGAGGGTGTTTCAGAGTTAAGTGGAAGGTATTCTGGGGAAAAAGATGACACAAATGATACATGGACTATCTCAGAACATCCAAACTCTTGTTTTTTAGTATAGCGACAAATAGTCTGTACCACACAATCATGTTTCTCAACGatgaaatattatttatttgattattttctgCTTCTGATAAGAATAGTGTGTAATTCCTATTTTAGAAGATTTATAGCTTCTATAGGTATGATAATAGTTTGCAATATCTTAAAATCCATGGAAATAGTGTTGAAGGTCCAATATTTTTAGAGCTTGAGTTGTGGGAGTTCACAAAATGGACCATGATAACCAAATAATAATACTTGTAATAACATCATCAGCCTAAAGCTATCATATCAAGATCTTCCTTAGAGACCAATGGCAACAGATAAATATCATTTATTGTCGGGTTTTTATCATTCTCTTACAAAATCTCAAAAACTTTTGGAATATATATtaaggaggaaaaaaagaatCAGAGATTTGTCACTATGGAGCCAGCTGTAACATGTCAGCAATTCAGGATAACCTGAACCTCCTAGTGCAATCCTTTTAGGATCTTTGCAGGATAACCAAAATATCATTCTTGCAGCAACTTGATCCTCCCAACTTGGCTCCAAAATACCCACTTCTCTACCATCCCGAAAGAAATCAAATTAAGATCTTTTCTTCGTGGTAAGGGCAGAAACCAAAAGATTTATAGAACATTAATTAGAACATTAAGACTTTTTACCGAACCCAATCTTCGTCATTATTGGGATTCGATTATCACATAGTCATATAGAGTACTTAAAACAACGAATCTCACTAATTAACCTACAAAAAACACGAACAACTAATTAATcttcaaaaatatataattcttCGCGAAACGGGACATAAATACGAGAAAAGATAGGATCTTTCGTTGGGGGGGGGTGTtcgatgaaggaagggaaggaggcatACCATGGAGGTGGCGGCGGAGACGCCGGCCAtgagggtggtggtggtggcccAGGGGCGGCGGGCGAGGATGCCGTAGATGTTGGCGAGCGAGAGGGGCCAGAGGAAGGCGATCTCGACCCAGACGAGCCCGACGAAGAAGTGGGGCTTCTCGACCATTAGGTAGTCGCCGTACTCCTCGCCGTACCACTTCTTGAGCTCCACCAGCGGCGCCGGGAAGAGCGAGCTGGGGAGGACGGTCTGGGAGTCGATCAGCGGCACCGCCACAGCCAGTACCGCCGAGAACAGCACCACCACGGCATCAACGAGCCCCGAGATCAACCCCATCtttctcggcttcttcttctacCGTTCTACGAAGGGTCTCTGTTTTTGtccctctttctccctctctctctctctctctgggtctgtctctcggtttctccgttcgccCGAGGCGAGTGATATGGTAAAGCGGAACCGGTGAACGGACCGATGGGAATGGTTGGCGTTGTTCTGTTGTCCCGCGAGTCATTATATCGAGTAAACGTAGAGGGTAGGTTGGCTGCCTGAAATCGGGGACCGGGGGAATCCGGGATGGTTAGATGAACCGAACCGCGCTCGTAGACCGCCGAGCCGGGTCGGAGCAACACCGACCGGGTGACGGTTTACATGAACCGTTGCTTTATGGAAGATGGACACAACTTGGACATGGGTCTAAATCACTGCAATATTGGTAAGTCAAGTCAAGTCAAGCCTAGAATTTGTTAGACCAATCAAATTAGACATAAGCCAACCAATCTCACCTAGAATAAGAGTTGACTTATCTATAACTTATAAGTTAAACTGTTAGGCTTTGTTTGACCTATTAAATGAGGAGTAAGATATGTTAAATCAAATAAATGTTGGCAATGGAGTTGTGGGAATGTCTCATCTGTCTTGAGTTTTATCTTGCAAAGCTTCTTAATTTGCTAATCActagaaaaaacaaaaatattaaaTCATAAGATACAAAAAAATTACACAATCCAATAAATATGTGTACACTcagagaaaaacaagaaatctagaaaaaataattgaataaaaataataaagattaaatttaaaaaaataattgtagTTAATTCATGTTCCGGCATTTCTAAACTTCAGAttgttttccaaaaaaataa
The sequence above is drawn from the Phoenix dactylifera cultivar Barhee BC4 unplaced genomic scaffold, palm_55x_up_171113_PBpolish2nd_filt_p 000057F, whole genome shotgun sequence genome and encodes:
- the LOC103717151 gene encoding sigma intracellular receptor 2; protein product: MGLISGLVDAVVVLFSAVLAVAVPLIDSQTVLPSSLFPAPLVELKKWYGEEYGDYLMVEKPHFFVGLVWVEIAFLWPLSLANIYGILARRPWATTTTLMAGVSAATSMAALMAELKLSGKASDKLIQMYSPFLVFAFFATLRGLFSRPRRTITSASHSAAARKKRA